A genomic segment from uncultured Alistipes sp. encodes:
- a CDS encoding toprim domain-containing protein: MDIQTAKQIRIADFLYSLGHSPVKQQGINLWYKSPLREETKPSFKVNTERNQWYDFAIGKGGNIIALAEELYCSDYVPYLLQKIEEQTPHIRPISFSFGKQSFSEPSFQQLDIVQLASPALLAYLQERGINTALAKRECKEARFTHNGKRYFAIAFPNISGGYEIRNRYFKGCIAPKEISHIRQSGKPRSRCYVFEGFMDYLSFLSLKLESCPQSPDFDRQDYMVLNSVANVPKALYTLGSYERIHCFFDNDRAGMEAVQQIRKEYDATRYIRDASQIYSGCKDLNEYLQKRIADRKEQSQSVKKRNDTLSKKPKGFRL, encoded by the coding sequence ATGGATATACAGACAGCAAAACAAATCAGGATAGCGGATTTTCTGTACAGCTTGGGACATTCTCCCGTCAAACAGCAAGGTATCAACTTGTGGTATAAATCCCCGTTACGGGAAGAGACAAAACCCTCGTTCAAAGTAAATACCGAACGCAACCAATGGTATGATTTTGCAATCGGTAAAGGTGGAAATATCATCGCACTGGCAGAGGAACTCTACTGTTCCGATTATGTGCCTTATCTTCTACAGAAAATTGAGGAGCAGACACCACACATACGTCCCATATCTTTCTCTTTTGGCAAGCAATCATTTTCCGAACCGAGTTTTCAGCAATTGGACATTGTACAGCTGGCTTCTCCTGCCCTGCTTGCCTACCTACAGGAAAGAGGGATAAACACGGCACTGGCGAAAAGAGAATGTAAGGAAGCCCGTTTCACCCACAACGGCAAACGGTATTTCGCCATTGCCTTTCCGAACATATCGGGCGGATATGAAATTCGCAACCGATATTTCAAGGGATGTATCGCACCGAAAGAAATATCCCATATCAGACAGTCAGGAAAGCCAAGGAGTAGATGTTACGTTTTTGAGGGATTTATGGATTACCTTTCCTTTCTTTCCTTAAAGCTGGAAAGCTGTCCGCAATCACCCGACTTCGACAGACAGGATTACATGGTTCTTAATTCCGTAGCCAATGTTCCCAAGGCACTCTATACGTTGGGAAGCTATGAGCGCATCCACTGTTTCTTTGACAATGACCGTGCAGGAATGGAAGCAGTACAGCAAATCCGAAAGGAGTATGATGCTACTCGGTATATACGTGACGCCTCGCAAATCTACAGTGGATGTAAAGATCTGAACGAATATTTACAGAAACGAATAGCCGATAGGAAAGAGCAATCGCAATCTGTCAAAAAGAGGAATGATACGCTATCCAAGAAACCGAAAGGCTTCCGGTTATAG
- a CDS encoding AAA family ATPase: MDYMKEIKEISAEQAIILWQASRLSLSKIYEKAPEILKVQGSVIGTLGNFSASIGKAKSKKTFNVSAIVAAALKNGTVLRYVAELPEEKRKILYVDTEQSPYHCLKVMKRILRLAGLSDDRDYEHLEFLALRKYTPEQRIRIVEQAIYNTPDIGLVVIDGIRDMVYDINSPGESTRIISKLMQWTDDRQIHIHTILHQNKGDENARGHIGTELNNKAETVLLVEKDKGNGDISNVSAMHIRAMDFEPFAFRINDNALPELIEGYRPEAKKPGRPEEEKFDPYRHITEQQHRIALEAAFGLKEEYGYKDLETALVKAYMSVGVKLNHQKAVSLITMLRNKRMIVQENGRKYTFKPDFHY; this comes from the coding sequence ATGGACTATATGAAAGAAATAAAGGAGATTTCGGCAGAACAGGCAATAATCCTTTGGCAAGCTTCACGCCTGAGCCTGTCGAAAATCTACGAGAAAGCACCTGAGATTCTAAAAGTGCAAGGTTCGGTCATTGGTACACTGGGCAATTTCAGTGCATCCATCGGCAAAGCCAAGAGTAAAAAGACTTTCAATGTATCGGCTATCGTAGCCGCCGCATTGAAAAACGGTACGGTACTGCGGTATGTTGCGGAACTACCGGAAGAAAAAAGAAAGATTCTTTATGTGGACACGGAACAAAGCCCTTATCACTGTCTGAAAGTTATGAAACGTATTTTACGACTGGCTGGTCTTTCTGATGACAGGGACTATGAACATTTGGAGTTTCTCGCTTTGAGGAAATACACACCCGAACAGCGTATCAGGATTGTCGAACAGGCTATCTATAATACACCGGACATAGGGCTTGTAGTCATAGACGGCATCCGTGATATGGTATATGACATCAACAGTCCGGGAGAATCGACACGCATCATATCCAAGCTGATGCAGTGGACGGATGACAGGCAGATACATATCCATACGATACTCCACCAGAACAAAGGCGATGAAAACGCAAGAGGTCATATCGGTACGGAGCTGAACAACAAGGCGGAAACCGTGCTTCTTGTGGAAAAGGATAAGGGCAACGGAGACATAAGCAATGTTTCAGCCATGCACATCCGTGCAATGGATTTTGAGCCTTTCGCATTCCGTATCAACGACAATGCATTGCCTGAACTCATAGAGGGGTACAGACCAGAAGCGAAGAAACCCGGAAGACCGGAAGAGGAAAAGTTCGACCCTTACAGGCATATTACCGAACAGCAGCACCGTATAGCATTGGAAGCGGCTTTCGGGCTGAAAGAGGAATACGGCTACAAGGATCTGGAAACCGCCTTAGTCAAGGCATATATGTCGGTAGGTGTAAAACTGAACCATCAAAAGGCGGTATCACTTATTACCATGCTCCGGAACAAACGGATGATAGTACAGGAGAACGGCAGGAAATACACGTTCAAGCCGGACTTTCACTATTAG
- a CDS encoding DUF3853 family protein — protein MTNIQELLSKPVWQMTGEEFIFLSKHASGQAEALPQPVTDTEKKYVYGILGIAKLFGCSLPTANRIKKSGKIDKAITQIGRKIIVDAELALELAGKKTGGRK, from the coding sequence ATGACAAATATCCAAGAATTATTATCAAAACCCGTCTGGCAGATGACAGGAGAAGAATTCATATTCCTGAGTAAGCACGCTTCAGGTCAGGCCGAAGCATTGCCGCAACCCGTTACAGACACGGAAAAGAAGTATGTGTACGGAATACTCGGTATAGCCAAACTGTTCGGGTGCAGTCTGCCCACTGCCAACCGCATAAAGAAAAGCGGTAAGATAGACAAGGCTATTACCCAGATAGGGCGCAAGATTATCGTAGATGCAGAATTGGCTCTTGAACTTGCCGGGAAGAAAACAGGAGGACGGAAATAA
- a CDS encoding PDDEXK nuclease domain-containing protein: MSNNDNNNIEKRSFEAFVNAIGSEIEQAQVRLISAANAQMLFHYWKMGNYILYHQKLQGWGGKVIKRLAQAIRFNYPEKKGYSVRNLAYMCQFARSYPLGALRSFIETDVKLLAPSVQKITDELQSLNNVSFTQEPLAQIQSSDNKEVAIVQEPLAQIQDVAQTVAAAYQIAIEDIEKLFLASPVAKINWASHVILLNSSLPLGVDYWYMKQSVEMGWSSNTLKMQIESKLFERQVNSHKVNNFTATLPAPQSDLANYLLKDPYIFDLAGAKERADERDIEEQLVKHVTRYLLEMGNGFAFVARQKHFQIGDSDFYADLILYNIKLHAYVVVELKATPFKPEYAGQLNFYINVVDDKLRGENDNKTIGLLLCKGKDEIVAQYALTGYDQPIGISDYQLSKAVPENLKSALPSIEQVEEELTMLLDNEKNKQK; encoded by the coding sequence ATGAGCAACAACGATAACAACAATATAGAAAAAAGAAGTTTCGAGGCTTTCGTCAATGCCATCGGCTCGGAAATAGAGCAGGCGCAAGTCCGGCTCATCAGTGCCGCCAATGCGCAGATGCTGTTCCATTACTGGAAGATGGGTAATTACATTTTATACCACCAGAAACTGCAAGGTTGGGGCGGCAAGGTCATCAAGAGACTGGCGCAGGCGATACGGTTCAATTATCCCGAAAAGAAAGGGTATTCGGTCAGGAACTTGGCTTATATGTGCCAGTTCGCACGCTCCTATCCATTGGGCGCATTACGGAGTTTCATAGAAACCGATGTGAAATTACTTGCTCCAAGTGTGCAGAAAATCACGGATGAACTTCAAAGCCTGAACAATGTGTCATTTACGCAAGAGCCTCTTGCGCAAATTCAATCCTCAGACAACAAGGAAGTTGCAATTGTGCAAGAACCTCTTGCACAAATTCAGGATGTAGCCCAAACAGTCGCTGCCGCTTACCAAATAGCGATTGAGGACATAGAAAAACTGTTCCTGGCATCACCTGTTGCAAAAATCAATTGGGCAAGCCATGTGATTCTGCTGAACAGTTCCCTTCCGTTGGGTGTCGATTACTGGTATATGAAGCAATCCGTGGAAATGGGCTGGAGCAGCAATACTCTTAAAATGCAGATTGAAAGCAAATTGTTTGAACGGCAAGTCAACAGCCACAAGGTCAATAATTTTACCGCCACGCTTCCTGCGCCCCAAAGCGACCTTGCCAACTACCTGTTGAAAGACCCGTATATCTTTGACTTGGCGGGAGCCAAAGAACGTGCGGACGAAAGGGACATAGAGGAACAACTGGTGAAGCACGTTACCCGTTATCTTTTGGAAATGGGCAACGGATTCGCCTTTGTCGCAAGGCAGAAGCATTTCCAGATTGGCGACAGCGATTTCTATGCCGACCTGATTCTGTACAATATCAAGCTCCATGCATACGTGGTTGTGGAACTGAAAGCCACCCCGTTCAAACCGGAATACGCCGGACAGTTGAATTTCTACATCAATGTGGTGGACGACAAACTGAGGGGAGAAAATGACAACAAGACCATCGGGCTGCTGCTGTGCAAGGGCAAGGATGAGATTGTTGCGCAGTATGCACTGACAGGCTATGACCAGCCTATCGGCATCAGTGACTACCAACTCAGCAAGGCCGTACCAGAGAACCTGAAATCGGCATTGCCGAGCATAGAACAGGTGGAAGAAGAACTGACGATGCTTCTTGACAATGAAAAGAACAAACAAAAGTAA
- a CDS encoding phage integrase SAM-like domain-containing protein, translated as MNIKRNIIFALESRKKNGVPIVENVPIRMRVIYASQRIEFTTGYRIDVAKWDADKQRVKNGCTNKLKQSASEINADLLKYYTEIQNVFKEFEVQETMPTTQQLKDAFNLRMKDTSEDQEDVKISFWEVFDEFVKECGNQNNWTESTYEKFAAVKNHLKEFKENVTFEYFDEFGLNEYVNFLRDKKDMRNSTIGKQIGFLKWFLRWSFKKGYNQNIAYDTFKPKLKTTSKKVIFLTWDELNRLKDYQIPKDKQYLERVRDVFLFCCFTSLRYSDVRNLKRSDVKSDHIEVTTVKTADSLSIELNKYSKAILEKYKDIHFENHMALPVISNQKMNDYLKELGELAEINEPIRETYYKGNERIDEVTPKYALLSTHAGRRTFICNALALGIPAQVVMKWTGHSDYKAMKPYIDIADDIKANAMNKFNQL; from the coding sequence ATGAATATCAAACGAAACATCATTTTTGCATTGGAAAGCCGGAAAAAGAACGGTGTGCCAATCGTGGAGAATGTTCCCATCCGTATGCGCGTCATATACGCAAGCCAGCGTATTGAATTTACAACGGGTTACCGCATTGATGTAGCCAAGTGGGATGCTGACAAGCAGCGAGTAAAGAACGGATGTACCAACAAATTAAAGCAAAGTGCATCCGAAATCAATGCCGATCTCCTGAAATACTATACCGAAATTCAAAACGTATTCAAAGAATTTGAGGTACAGGAAACTATGCCCACTACTCAACAATTAAAGGACGCATTCAACCTGCGGATGAAAGATACAAGTGAAGACCAGGAAGACGTAAAGATAAGTTTTTGGGAGGTATTCGATGAGTTCGTTAAGGAATGTGGCAATCAGAATAACTGGACTGAATCCACATACGAAAAATTTGCAGCCGTAAAAAATCACCTGAAAGAGTTCAAAGAAAATGTGACTTTTGAGTATTTCGATGAGTTCGGACTAAACGAGTATGTAAACTTCCTGCGTGACAAAAAAGACATGAGAAACAGTACCATCGGCAAACAGATAGGATTTCTCAAATGGTTCCTGCGATGGAGCTTCAAAAAGGGATATAATCAAAACATTGCATACGATACATTTAAACCGAAATTGAAGACCACCTCAAAGAAAGTAATCTTTCTGACATGGGACGAATTGAATAGACTGAAAGACTATCAGATACCCAAAGACAAACAATATCTGGAACGTGTCCGGGATGTTTTTCTGTTCTGTTGCTTTACCAGTCTGCGTTATTCAGATGTTCGTAACCTAAAACGAAGTGATGTCAAGTCCGACCACATAGAAGTTACCACCGTTAAAACGGCAGACAGTCTGAGTATTGAACTGAACAAGTACAGTAAAGCCATACTTGAAAAATACAAGGACATCCATTTTGAAAACCACATGGCACTGCCCGTTATCAGTAATCAGAAAATGAACGATTACCTGAAGGAACTGGGTGAACTTGCAGAGATCAACGAACCTATACGAGAAACCTACTATAAAGGGAATGAACGTATAGATGAAGTTACACCGAAATATGCATTGCTTAGCACACACGCAGGAAGAAGGACATTCATCTGTAATGCACTGGCTCTCGGTATTCCGGCACAGGTCGTAATGAAATGGACAGGACACAGCGATTATAAAGCCATGAAACCTTACATTGACATCGCAGATGACATTAAGGCAAATGCAATGAATAAATTCAACCAACTATAA
- a CDS encoding DUF3408 domain-containing protein — translation MIFLEHVGSRASLYVSRATKLKILEIVKKIGNERLTATSFVDNILRHHITTFRDEINRIYKTRNKETIV, via the coding sequence ATGATATTTCTTGAACATGTAGGTTCGAGAGCCTCCCTCTATGTGAGTCGTGCCACCAAACTCAAGATTCTGGAGATTGTCAAAAAGATCGGCAACGAACGTCTTACGGCCACCTCTTTCGTGGACAACATCCTGCGCCACCATATCACCACCTTCCGGGACGAAATCAACCGGATCTACAAAACCCGCAATAAGGAAACCATTGTTTAA
- a CDS encoding DUF3408 domain-containing protein, protein MFYNPSYLVLAIIFLGIALAIQMGYFWRTKRKARIPDSNQEDSDQPKAATEFERIFMTPLTIRARSAIYVSGATKQKILEIVRKVGGERMTVTSYAEHILRQHLAQYKEEINRIYEERGKKDLF, encoded by the coding sequence ATGTTTTACAACCCATCTTATCTTGTACTTGCGATCATTTTCCTCGGAATTGCTCTTGCTATCCAAATGGGGTATTTCTGGCGAACGAAGCGAAAAGCCCGGATTCCCGATTCCAATCAGGAAGACTCCGACCAGCCAAAGGCCGCAACCGAGTTTGAGCGGATTTTCATGACGCCGCTCACCATTCGGGCACGGAGCGCCATTTACGTCAGTGGAGCCACCAAGCAGAAGATTCTGGAGATTGTCCGGAAGGTCGGTGGCGAACGAATGACCGTCACCTCCTATGCGGAACACATCCTGCGGCAACACCTTGCCCAGTACAAGGAGGAGATCAACCGCATCTACGAGGAACGCGGCAAGAAAGATCTGTTTTGA